Proteins encoded by one window of Mycolicibacterium sp. ND9-15:
- a CDS encoding SDR family oxidoreductase produces MSDNQFSTHAELFDLTGKRALVTGGTSGIGVMMARGLLQAGASVVISSRKADACERAEAALSAFGEVRAIPADLSRHEECLRLAEEVTGGEPLHILVNNAGATWGEPLESFPDSAWDKVLDLNVKSPFWLVQALLPALRAAGSADDPARVINLGSVDGIRVPELPTYSYSASKAAVHQLTRVLARELGPQHITVNAVAPGPFPSKMMAATLEAFGDEIAASAPLRRIGRDDDMAGIAVFLATRAGAYLTGAIIPVDGGLATTASR; encoded by the coding sequence ATGAGCGACAATCAGTTCAGCACTCACGCAGAGCTTTTCGACCTCACGGGCAAGCGAGCCCTCGTCACCGGCGGCACCAGTGGCATCGGGGTGATGATGGCCCGCGGGCTGCTGCAGGCCGGCGCCAGCGTGGTCATCAGCTCCCGCAAGGCGGACGCATGCGAACGCGCCGAAGCCGCACTGTCCGCCTTCGGCGAGGTGCGTGCCATACCGGCCGACCTCTCGCGGCATGAGGAATGCCTGCGGCTGGCCGAAGAGGTCACCGGCGGCGAGCCGTTGCACATCCTCGTCAACAACGCCGGCGCGACATGGGGCGAACCACTCGAGAGCTTTCCGGATTCGGCGTGGGACAAGGTGCTCGACCTCAACGTCAAGTCGCCGTTCTGGCTCGTGCAGGCGCTGCTTCCCGCCCTGCGTGCCGCCGGCAGCGCGGACGATCCCGCGCGGGTGATCAACCTCGGTAGCGTCGACGGCATCCGGGTGCCCGAGTTGCCGACGTATTCCTACAGCGCCAGCAAGGCGGCCGTTCATCAGCTCACCCGCGTGCTCGCCCGCGAGCTCGGGCCGCAGCACATCACCGTGAATGCCGTTGCGCCAGGCCCATTTCCGTCGAAGATGATGGCGGCAACATTGGAAGCCTTCGGCGATGAGATCGCGGCGTCGGCGCCGCTGCGCCGGATCGGCCGCGACGACGACATGGCCGGTATCGCGGTCTTCTTGGCGACCCGGGCGGGCGCCTACCTGACCGGCGCGATCATCCCGGTCGACGGTGGGCTCGCGACGACGGCGAGCAGGTGA
- a CDS encoding LpqN/LpqT family lipoprotein, with protein MRTSVRAGIIMVAAVALGLGLAGCNSDTKSESTTTSEEATTTETSTSAAPTTSPQAAGANYTIVDYIRENGIVETPVKRGDPGSPTIDLPFPPGWSDAGPRTPEWAYGAIVSDDPAVADDPPTIIALLSKLTGNVDPAKILEFAPGEIKNLPGYEGPEEGSPSTLADFEAVQIGGTYTKNGVMRAIAQKTVVIPGQDGLFVLQLNADGREDQMTALMDATGVIDDQTKITP; from the coding sequence ATGAGGACTTCTGTGAGGGCCGGCATCATCATGGTCGCGGCCGTGGCACTCGGTCTCGGCTTGGCGGGCTGCAACTCGGACACCAAGAGCGAGTCGACGACGACCTCGGAAGAGGCCACCACAACCGAGACCAGCACATCGGCCGCGCCGACCACGTCGCCACAGGCCGCAGGCGCGAACTACACCATCGTCGACTACATCCGCGAGAACGGGATCGTCGAGACCCCCGTCAAGCGCGGCGACCCCGGCTCCCCCACCATCGACCTGCCGTTCCCGCCCGGCTGGAGTGATGCCGGACCGCGTACCCCGGAATGGGCTTACGGCGCAATTGTTTCCGATGATCCTGCGGTGGCCGATGACCCCCCGACCATCATTGCGCTGCTGTCGAAACTCACCGGCAATGTCGACCCGGCGAAGATCCTCGAGTTCGCACCGGGAGAGATCAAGAACCTGCCCGGGTACGAAGGTCCCGAGGAAGGTTCCCCCTCCACGCTCGCCGATTTCGAGGCGGTGCAAATCGGCGGCACCTACACCAAGAACGGAGTCATGCGGGCGATCGCTCAGAAGACCGTCGTGATCCCCGGGCAGGACGGCCTCTTCGTGTTGCAACTCAACGCCGACGGCCGCGAGGATCAGATGACGGCGCTGATGGACGCCACCGGGGTGATCGACGACCAGACCAAGATCACGCCCTGA
- a CDS encoding PE-PPE domain-containing protein, which translates to MKAALRSLGAMCLAVLAAVALAVAWTTATAVQLAASALIMGGTDHPLSTPPDDPFYINQYLSNAVTAFINPAADAPTAGSDPIDGVDRNVYAVVYPAQFFPVFGSKTFDTSIREGVGSLDGCVHGSASCVYNSDASYNVDPTQPTPPPAAGEDYVIFGYSQSAVVASLVKRSLIADPRDEGQTSFFLLANPMRPNGGILARGLEGFTIPILGVTFYGATPTNSCEGEGPCMPTVDVAAQYDGLGGDAPASLTNVLAILNAAAGYYYLHGELQNADFAGAKYQGHYGDTDYYLYPTKRLPILMPFDGIVPSPILTLLDAPLRVLIEGAYARDVNPGVATKVGLLPFRNPIKTAINLVKSVPTGVDDALAEVAHDPDFRPLGTKPTTSPFGVGGPDLPPPPAEQDASRMSMRSSPGDDDLIGETITDGEVGSSADPLAENVSGDKPLRGVENPTTPGNKEETGDEDVVEDTVGQAGDENAEDDVLNGKPQRVGAKPGQAKPGQVRPAQVKPALPKSPKLPKLRGPIKFDSPSRMGPSPAGRADQNVTGGAEQVSKPDDSPGDPAGGSEGEAPAAA; encoded by the coding sequence ATGAAGGCGGCACTGCGTTCGCTGGGGGCGATGTGTTTGGCGGTGCTCGCGGCGGTCGCCTTGGCCGTGGCATGGACCACCGCGACCGCGGTGCAGTTGGCGGCGAGCGCACTGATCATGGGCGGGACAGACCATCCGCTGAGCACACCGCCGGATGACCCGTTCTATATCAACCAGTACTTGAGCAACGCCGTCACTGCGTTCATCAACCCGGCCGCGGACGCGCCAACGGCCGGAAGCGATCCCATCGACGGCGTGGACCGCAACGTCTATGCCGTCGTCTATCCCGCGCAGTTCTTCCCGGTGTTCGGCAGCAAGACCTTCGACACCTCCATCCGTGAGGGTGTGGGCAGCCTGGACGGATGCGTGCACGGATCGGCGTCCTGCGTCTACAACAGCGACGCCAGTTACAACGTCGACCCGACTCAGCCGACGCCGCCCCCCGCCGCGGGCGAGGACTATGTCATCTTCGGCTACTCGCAGAGCGCCGTGGTCGCGTCCTTGGTCAAGCGAAGCTTGATCGCCGACCCGAGGGATGAAGGGCAGACCTCGTTCTTCCTCCTGGCCAACCCGATGCGTCCCAACGGCGGCATCCTGGCACGTGGACTCGAAGGGTTCACGATCCCGATCCTCGGCGTGACCTTCTATGGCGCCACCCCGACGAACAGCTGCGAAGGGGAGGGGCCGTGTATGCCGACGGTCGACGTGGCGGCGCAGTACGACGGTCTCGGGGGCGACGCACCTGCCAGCCTCACCAACGTGCTGGCCATCCTCAACGCCGCCGCCGGCTATTACTACCTGCACGGTGAGCTGCAGAACGCGGATTTTGCGGGCGCGAAGTATCAGGGCCACTACGGCGATACCGACTACTACCTCTACCCGACGAAGCGGCTGCCGATCCTGATGCCGTTCGACGGTATCGTGCCGTCGCCGATCCTGACGCTTCTCGACGCACCGCTTCGCGTCCTGATCGAGGGAGCCTACGCGCGTGACGTCAACCCCGGCGTCGCGACGAAGGTGGGCTTGCTGCCGTTCAGAAATCCGATCAAGACGGCGATCAACCTGGTGAAGTCGGTTCCGACCGGCGTCGACGACGCACTCGCCGAGGTGGCGCACGACCCTGACTTCCGCCCGCTGGGCACGAAGCCGACCACCAGTCCTTTCGGTGTCGGCGGGCCTGACCTGCCGCCGCCGCCGGCCGAACAGGACGCTTCACGGATGTCGATGAGGTCGTCACCCGGGGACGACGACCTCATCGGCGAGACCATCACGGATGGCGAGGTCGGCTCCTCGGCTGACCCGCTCGCGGAGAATGTGTCGGGCGACAAGCCGCTCCGGGGTGTCGAGAACCCGACAACACCCGGCAACAAGGAAGAGACCGGCGACGAAGATGTCGTCGAAGACACCGTCGGTCAAGCGGGCGACGAGAACGCCGAAGACGACGTCCTCAACGGTAAGCCGCAGAGGGTTGGGGCCAAGCCCGGCCAGGCCAAGCCCGGCCAGGTCAGGCCCGCGCAGGTAAAGCCCGCCCTGCCCAAGTCGCCCAAGTTGCCCAAGCTGCGCGGGCCCATCAAGTTCGATTCACCGAGTCGGATGGGCCCATCGCCCGCCGGTCGGGCCGATCAGAACGTGACTGGCGGCGCTGAGCAGGTTTCGAAGCCCGACGACTCCCCCGGCGATCCTGCCGGCGGGTCCGAGGGGGAGGCCCCTGCCGCCGCCTGA
- a CDS encoding GNAT family N-acetyltransferase — protein sequence MAGLTGVHADELTSLEVFAGYGADELVPLAAHLSPLTAAAGQVLMQQDELAVSFLLIGSGEAEVTHVGTDGHDTVAKLTSGMIVGEIALLREATRTATVVATQPVRGWVGGREAFATLLEIPGMLDRLLSTARQRLAAYVNPIPIQLRDGTELCLRPVLPGDNERSSKGPVEFSSETLYRRFQSVRIPSKSLMRYLYEVDYDHHFVWVMTDGHDGPVVADARFVRDEKDLDAAEVAFLVGDAYQNKGIGTFLMGALAIAAEYHGVQRFTARVLTDNYAMRAILNRYGAHWERDDLGVVTTTIAVPRPANPPFTADLTKQIRDVAFQVVRAVG from the coding sequence GTGGCCGGCCTGACTGGAGTCCACGCCGACGAACTCACATCGCTGGAAGTTTTCGCTGGCTATGGGGCCGATGAGCTCGTCCCTCTCGCAGCCCACCTGAGTCCGCTGACCGCAGCAGCCGGGCAGGTGCTCATGCAGCAGGATGAACTCGCTGTCTCCTTTTTGCTGATCGGTTCCGGCGAGGCCGAGGTCACCCACGTCGGAACCGACGGGCACGACACCGTCGCGAAGCTGACGTCCGGAATGATCGTCGGCGAGATCGCACTGTTGCGTGAGGCCACGCGCACCGCGACCGTGGTGGCCACGCAGCCCGTTCGCGGTTGGGTCGGGGGACGCGAAGCGTTCGCCACGCTGCTCGAGATCCCGGGCATGCTCGACCGCCTGCTCAGCACCGCCCGGCAGCGCCTGGCCGCTTACGTCAACCCCATACCGATTCAACTGCGCGACGGAACGGAGCTATGCCTGCGCCCCGTACTGCCCGGCGATAATGAACGCAGTTCCAAAGGGCCCGTCGAATTCTCCAGCGAGACGCTGTACCGACGTTTTCAGTCCGTCCGCATCCCGAGCAAGTCCCTGATGCGCTATCTATACGAGGTCGACTACGACCACCACTTCGTGTGGGTGATGACCGACGGACACGACGGGCCGGTCGTCGCCGACGCCCGCTTCGTGCGCGACGAGAAGGACCTCGACGCCGCGGAGGTCGCGTTCCTCGTCGGTGACGCTTACCAGAACAAGGGCATCGGAACATTTCTCATGGGAGCACTCGCGATCGCTGCCGAATACCATGGCGTGCAGCGCTTCACCGCGCGGGTGCTCACTGACAACTATGCGATGCGCGCCATCCTCAACCGCTACGGCGCGCACTGGGAGCGCGACGATCTGGGAGTGGTCACCACGACGATCGCTGTGCCGCGGCCGGCCAATCCGCCGTTCACCGCGGATCTGACCAAACAGATCCGGGACGTGGCCTTCCAGGTCGTGCGGGCCGTCGGCTGA
- the glp gene encoding molybdotransferase-like divisome protein Glp: protein MRSVEEQQARVAAAAVAPRPVRVAIAEAQGLMCAEEVVTERPLPGFDQAAIDGYAVRSVDVLGVGDDGEGEEAADAEVSLPVMGVIEAGARTPSRLQPRQAARVQTGAPMPTLADAVLPLRWTDGGDARVTVLRGVRSGAYVRRTGDDVQPGDVAVRAGAIIGPAQVGLLAAVGRERVLVHPRPRLSVMCVGGELVDISRTPGNGQVYDVNSYALAAAGRDAGAEVNRVGIVDTDPKRLREVVEGQLNRAEAVVIAGAVGGVAAEAVRSVLAELGEMEVTRIAMHPGSVQGFGQLGREGVPVFLLPANPVSALVVFEVMVRPLIRLSLGKRQAHRRIVQARTLSPIESVAGRTGYLRGQLMRDQDTGEYLVQALGGAPGASSHLLATLAEANCLVVVPPEADQVRTGEIVDVAFLAQRG, encoded by the coding sequence GTGCGTTCGGTCGAGGAACAGCAGGCACGGGTTGCGGCTGCGGCGGTGGCGCCGCGGCCGGTCCGCGTGGCGATTGCCGAGGCGCAGGGCTTGATGTGCGCCGAGGAGGTCGTCACAGAGCGTCCACTGCCCGGATTCGACCAGGCCGCGATCGACGGTTATGCGGTCCGCAGTGTCGACGTCCTCGGGGTCGGCGATGACGGCGAAGGGGAAGAGGCGGCCGACGCCGAGGTAAGCCTGCCGGTGATGGGTGTCATCGAGGCGGGCGCCCGCACCCCGAGTCGCCTGCAACCGCGCCAGGCCGCGCGTGTGCAGACCGGCGCTCCGATGCCGACGCTCGCCGACGCCGTGCTCCCGCTGCGCTGGACCGACGGCGGCGATGCGCGGGTGACCGTGTTGCGCGGCGTGCGGTCGGGCGCCTATGTACGTCGGACCGGCGACGATGTTCAGCCCGGCGACGTCGCGGTGCGGGCGGGCGCAATCATCGGTCCCGCGCAGGTCGGCCTGCTGGCCGCGGTGGGCCGGGAACGCGTCTTGGTGCACCCGCGGCCGCGGCTGTCGGTGATGTGTGTGGGCGGTGAGCTGGTCGACATCTCCCGCACCCCGGGCAACGGTCAGGTCTACGACGTGAACTCCTACGCGCTGGCCGCCGCCGGCCGTGATGCCGGCGCCGAGGTGAACCGCGTCGGCATCGTCGACACCGATCCCAAACGGCTCCGGGAGGTCGTCGAGGGCCAGCTCAACCGCGCCGAAGCGGTGGTGATCGCCGGCGCGGTCGGCGGGGTGGCCGCCGAGGCGGTCCGATCGGTGCTCGCCGAACTGGGTGAGATGGAGGTGACCCGGATCGCGATGCACCCCGGTTCGGTGCAGGGGTTCGGCCAGCTCGGCCGCGAGGGCGTGCCGGTCTTCCTGCTGCCCGCCAACCCGGTCAGCGCGCTGGTGGTTTTCGAGGTGATGGTCCGGCCGCTGATCCGTCTGTCGCTGGGCAAGCGGCAGGCGCACCGTCGGATCGTGCAGGCCCGCACCCTGTCGCCGATCGAGTCGGTGGCCGGGCGGACGGGGTATCTGCGCGGTCAGCTCATGCGGGATCAGGACACCGGCGAGTACCTCGTCCAGGCTCTCGGCGGGGCGCCGGGCGCGTCGTCGCATCTGCTGGCCACTTTGGCCGAGGCGAACTGTCTGGTGGTCGTGCCGCCCGAGGCCGACCAGGTCCGTACCGGCGAGATCGTCGACGTCGCGTTTCTGGCCCAGCGCGGCTGA
- a CDS encoding superoxide dismutase, protein MAVYTLPDLDYDYGALEPYISGQINEIHHGKHHATYVKGVNDAIAKLEEARADGDHAAIFLNEKNLAFHLGGHVNHTIWWKNLSPNGGDKPTGDLSAAIDDQFGSFDKFQAQFAAAANGLQGSGWAVLGYDALGQRLLTFQLYDQQANVPLGIIPLLQVDMWEHAYYLQYKNVKTDYVKAFWNVVNWEDVQNRYAAATSKAPGLIF, encoded by the coding sequence ATGGCCGTGTACACACTGCCTGACCTCGACTACGACTACGGCGCCCTGGAACCGTATATTTCGGGCCAGATCAACGAGATTCACCACGGCAAGCACCACGCCACCTACGTCAAAGGTGTCAACGACGCGATCGCCAAGCTCGAGGAGGCGCGCGCCGACGGCGACCATGCCGCGATCTTCCTCAACGAGAAGAACCTCGCGTTCCACCTCGGCGGGCACGTCAACCACACGATCTGGTGGAAGAACCTCTCGCCGAACGGCGGCGACAAACCAACCGGCGATCTGAGCGCCGCAATCGACGACCAGTTCGGATCGTTCGACAAGTTCCAGGCCCAATTCGCCGCCGCGGCCAATGGTCTGCAGGGCTCCGGGTGGGCGGTGCTGGGTTACGACGCCCTCGGTCAGCGACTGCTCACCTTCCAGTTGTACGACCAGCAGGCCAATGTGCCGTTGGGCATCATCCCGCTGCTGCAGGTCGATATGTGGGAGCACGCGTACTACCTGCAGTACAAGAACGTGAAGACCGACTACGTCAAGGCGTTCTGGAACGTCGTGAACTGGGAAGACGTGCAGAACCGTTACGCCGCGGCCACCAGCAAGGCGCCGGGACTGATCTTCTAG
- the sepX gene encoding divisome protein SepX/GlpR codes for MPSIPQSLLWISLVVLWLFVLVPMLISKRDTVRRTSDVALATRVLNGGRNARLLRRHGPAAGHASDPDWRPSEEDLDDEVEEEPVSRAVVRSAAVDVEAGAEPDYLDVDVIGEDSGALPLGESDRQATENDELTVQFDDSADEEEIVEEAVDEEEDDPDADAQDEYETVDDSSGLEAPSEADLRMADSLSEARRRRYESKTAVAVSERKYRFRKRMLMAMGALLVVTAAASFTMSSALWWLCGAVSGISVLYLGYLRRQTRIEERLRRRRAQRIARSRLGVENTDDPEFDVVPSRLRRPGSVVLEIDDEDPIFEHLDYAPFARHFDLPRAAGQ; via the coding sequence ATGCCAAGCATCCCCCAGTCCCTTCTGTGGATATCCCTCGTCGTCCTCTGGCTCTTCGTGCTCGTGCCGATGCTGATCAGCAAGCGCGACACCGTGCGCCGGACCAGCGACGTCGCGCTTGCCACGCGGGTGCTCAACGGCGGCCGCAACGCGCGACTGCTGCGGCGCCACGGCCCGGCGGCGGGCCACGCCAGCGATCCGGACTGGCGCCCGTCCGAAGAGGATCTCGACGACGAGGTCGAAGAGGAACCCGTGAGCCGCGCGGTGGTGCGCTCCGCTGCCGTCGACGTCGAAGCCGGCGCTGAACCCGACTATCTCGATGTGGACGTCATCGGCGAGGACTCGGGTGCACTGCCCCTTGGGGAGTCCGATCGGCAAGCCACCGAAAACGACGAGCTGACAGTGCAATTCGACGATTCCGCGGATGAAGAGGAAATCGTCGAGGAGGCCGTCGACGAGGAAGAGGACGATCCCGACGCCGACGCGCAGGACGAGTATGAGACCGTCGACGATTCGTCCGGACTGGAGGCGCCATCGGAGGCCGACCTACGGATGGCCGACTCGCTGTCGGAAGCGCGCCGGCGCCGGTACGAGTCGAAGACGGCGGTCGCGGTGAGCGAGCGCAAGTACAGGTTCCGCAAGCGGATGCTGATGGCGATGGGCGCGCTGTTGGTGGTCACCGCCGCGGCGTCGTTCACGATGAGCTCGGCGTTGTGGTGGCTGTGCGGCGCGGTCAGCGGGATCTCCGTGCTGTACCTGGGCTACCTACGCCGCCAGACGCGGATCGAGGAGCGGTTGCGTCGCAGGCGCGCACAGCGCATCGCTCGCTCGCGGCTGGGTGTGGAGAACACCGACGACCCCGAGTTCGACGTCGTGCCGTCGCGGCTGAGGCGGCCGGGGTCGGTGGTGCTGGAAATCGACGACGAGGATCCGATCTTCGAGCATCTGGACTACGCGCCATTCGCCCGTCACTTCGATCTTCCGCGGGCGGCGGGCCAGTAG
- a CDS encoding GNAT family N-acetyltransferase, with protein MNLWRSSSVHPGWPVPAGPLRVAAGVVRLRPVRLRDGAQWSRIRLADRAHLEPWEPAAGVDWEARHAIMSWPSVCSGLRSEARKGRMLPYVIELDGQFCGQLTIGNVTHGALRSAWIGYWVAKAVNGGGVATAALALGVDHCFGPVGLHRVEATVRPENAASRAVLAKVGFREEGLLRRYLDVDGAWRDHLLVAITTEELTGSAAAALVRRGRAAWA; from the coding sequence GTGAACTTGTGGCGGTCGAGTTCCGTGCATCCGGGATGGCCGGTGCCGGCCGGTCCGCTGCGGGTGGCCGCCGGTGTGGTGCGGTTGCGTCCGGTCCGGTTGCGGGACGGTGCGCAATGGAGCCGCATCCGACTGGCCGACCGTGCGCACCTCGAGCCGTGGGAACCGGCTGCCGGCGTGGACTGGGAGGCGCGGCATGCGATCATGTCGTGGCCCTCGGTGTGTTCGGGACTGCGGTCCGAGGCCCGCAAGGGCCGGATGCTGCCATACGTAATCGAATTGGACGGCCAGTTCTGCGGGCAGCTCACGATCGGCAACGTGACGCACGGCGCCCTGCGGTCGGCGTGGATCGGGTACTGGGTGGCCAAGGCGGTCAACGGCGGCGGCGTCGCGACCGCCGCGCTTGCTCTGGGGGTCGACCACTGTTTCGGACCGGTCGGATTGCATCGTGTCGAAGCGACCGTGCGCCCGGAGAACGCCGCGAGCCGTGCGGTTCTCGCGAAGGTCGGCTTCCGCGAGGAGGGGCTGCTGCGCCGATATCTCGATGTCGACGGTGCCTGGCGCGACCATCTGCTGGTGGCCATCACGACCGAGGAGCTCACCGGGTCGGCGGCCGCCGCGCTGGTGCGGCGGGGACGCGCCGCCTGGGCATAG